The Pricia mediterranea genome includes a window with the following:
- a CDS encoding MlaD family protein, with amino-acid sequence MKLSREIKTGIIVVGGILLFVLGFSYLKSSPLFEDGKTFYAVYDDVGGLQTGTPVTINGLTVGNVNGIKFKDASGNLVVTFSVKNKFQFSRNSQAELYDTGIIGGKGIQIKPVFDGAATAQSGDTLPTNTQPGLTELLQNQLTPLQRKVEDAFTNADTLLQNVNEVLDNNAKKDLRQTLSGLNQTVASFKRSADALNRILNDNEEKLGNSLTNFEELTANFATLSDSLNNAGLNRTLASLESSVANLDGLMARMNSGDGTLGKLLSDEKLYTNLNNASRELDLLLQDLRLNPKRYVNVSVFGKKQREYELPEDDPANVPDAAIDEEQ; translated from the coding sequence TTGAAACTATCCAGGGAAATCAAGACAGGGATTATCGTCGTAGGGGGCATCTTATTGTTCGTATTAGGCTTCAGCTATTTGAAATCCTCTCCATTGTTCGAGGACGGGAAAACCTTTTACGCGGTTTATGATGATGTCGGGGGGCTGCAGACCGGCACGCCAGTAACCATTAACGGACTCACGGTGGGGAACGTAAACGGCATCAAGTTCAAGGACGCCAGTGGCAATCTTGTAGTCACATTTTCGGTAAAGAACAAGTTTCAATTTTCCCGTAACAGCCAGGCCGAACTCTATGATACGGGGATTATCGGGGGCAAGGGCATTCAAATAAAACCGGTTTTCGACGGGGCCGCTACCGCCCAATCCGGCGACACCCTACCGACCAATACACAGCCGGGACTTACCGAGTTGCTACAGAACCAACTGACCCCCTTGCAACGCAAGGTAGAAGATGCCTTTACCAATGCCGATACGTTGTTGCAGAACGTAAACGAAGTGTTGGACAACAACGCCAAAAAGGATTTGCGGCAAACGCTGTCGGGTCTGAACCAAACGGTAGCCAGCTTTAAAAGGAGTGCCGATGCCCTCAATCGGATTCTCAACGACAATGAAGAGAAACTGGGCAATTCGCTGACCAACTTTGAAGAACTGACGGCGAATTTTGCGACGCTGTCCGATTCCCTCAACAATGCGGGGCTTAACCGTACCCTGGCCAGTCTGGAATCGTCGGTGGCGAACCTTGACGGGTTAATGGCCCGAATGAACAGTGGCGACGGTACCTTGGGCAAGCTGCTCAGCGATGAAAAGCTTTATACCAATCTCAATAACGCCTCTAGGGAACTTGATCTTTTGCTACAAGATCTGCGCCTCAACCCCAAACGGTACGTAAACGTATCGGTATTCGGAAAAAAGCAAAGGGAATACGAGCTTCCGGAAGACGATCCTGCAAATGTTCCCGATGCAGCGATCGATGAGGAGCAGTAG
- a CDS encoding N-acetylmuramoyl-L-alanine amidase family protein, which produces MISPGFCIVLVLLLSVFHTKAYAAPNDDPFTVVLDAGHGGHDPGNLGNGYYEKNIALNIVLKAGAILEEHAEIKVIYTRKDDSFVDLYVRGEIANKADADLFISVHCDSHTSNAHGAGTFVLGLHANKQNFEIAKKENSVIYLEDDYKSRYADYDINSPESVIGLTIMQEEFLDQSIALAKAIQDNFSNKLNRVDRKVKQAGFIVLHQTFMPSVLVETGFLTNKKEGAYLNSKKGQSQMGTAIAEAVMVYKKNAMANIADFGTPAITQAPDPEARTERGTAERGASENKPTSKVSSAPEQVASNNSAAEKVSGEKGSAKPKESPIHASKKESARDEAEIVYKVQLMASAKDFPLRPASFNGLNRVSKEPIKNLNRYLYGNTSSLREAKMLKSNADIKGYTTSFIVVYRNGERLSFRESKKYISGQ; this is translated from the coding sequence ATGATTTCGCCTGGGTTCTGTATTGTGCTCGTCTTATTGCTGAGCGTATTTCATACCAAGGCTTACGCCGCCCCGAACGATGATCCGTTCACCGTGGTTTTAGATGCAGGCCATGGAGGTCACGATCCCGGAAATTTGGGCAACGGATACTACGAAAAAAATATCGCGCTCAATATCGTTTTAAAAGCCGGGGCGATTTTGGAGGAACATGCAGAAATCAAGGTCATCTACACCCGAAAAGACGATAGCTTTGTCGATCTGTACGTCAGGGGAGAGATTGCCAACAAGGCCGATGCCGATCTGTTCATCTCCGTACATTGTGATTCGCATACCTCCAACGCCCATGGAGCCGGTACTTTTGTATTGGGACTGCATGCCAATAAGCAGAATTTCGAGATCGCCAAAAAGGAAAACTCGGTGATATATTTGGAGGATGACTATAAGAGCCGCTATGCGGATTACGATATCAACTCCCCCGAATCCGTCATCGGCCTGACCATTATGCAAGAGGAATTCTTAGATCAGAGCATTGCATTGGCCAAAGCGATACAGGATAATTTTTCCAACAAATTGAACCGGGTCGATAGAAAGGTGAAGCAAGCCGGTTTTATCGTGCTGCATCAGACTTTTATGCCCAGCGTGCTGGTAGAGACGGGATTTTTGACCAATAAGAAGGAAGGAGCCTACCTGAATTCCAAAAAGGGCCAATCCCAAATGGGAACGGCCATCGCAGAAGCCGTTATGGTCTATAAAAAGAATGCCATGGCGAATATAGCCGACTTTGGCACTCCCGCGATCACCCAGGCCCCGGATCCCGAAGCAAGGACGGAAAGGGGGACAGCAGAAAGAGGGGCTTCAGAAAACAAGCCGACCTCCAAAGTTTCCTCCGCCCCCGAACAGGTGGCTTCCAACAACAGTGCGGCGGAGAAGGTCTCGGGAGAGAAGGGTTCGGCGAAGCCGAAGGAAAGTCCCATCCATGCGAGCAAGAAGGAGTCCGCGAGGGACGAAGCGGAAATCGTGTATAAGGTACAGCTTATGGCGAGTGCAAAGGATTTTCCGTTGCGTCCAGCCTCCTTCAATGGCCTGAACCGTGTAAGCAAGGAACCTATTAAGAACCTAAATCGGTATCTTTACGGAAACACCAGCTCCCTGAGGGAGGCCAAAATGTTAAAATCCAACGCCGATATCAAGGGGTATACCACTTCCTTTATCGTGGTATATCGTAATGGAGAGCGCTTGTCGTTCAGGGAGAGCAAGAAGTATATTTCGGGACAGTAG
- a CDS encoding N-acetylglucosamine kinase gives MILIVDSGATKSDWIALDEEGNQLFITQTLGLSPEVLTRNVIEDRLANNFELSKNKDEVTQLHFYGAGCGTDRMKNFLTGIFKDFFPNAQADVKEDTYAAIFSTVKVGHQGIVCILGTGSNCSYYDGENLHQKVTSLGYIPMDDGSGNFFGRKLIRDYYFNKIPKDLAEKFAEQYDLEADVIKENLYKQPNPNTYLATFARFLIENKNHPYSKGVIDKGFQQFINNYVMQFDLATKVPVNFVGSIAHYLRDELTAVLERNDLIVGVIRQRPIEGLMEFHRETL, from the coding sequence ATGATTTTAATAGTAGATAGCGGAGCCACAAAGTCCGATTGGATTGCCTTGGACGAAGAGGGAAACCAACTGTTCATCACCCAGACCTTGGGATTGAGTCCCGAAGTCTTGACCCGCAACGTCATCGAAGACCGGTTGGCCAACAATTTTGAACTCTCGAAAAATAAGGACGAGGTAACCCAACTGCATTTTTATGGGGCGGGATGTGGTACCGATCGCATGAAGAATTTTTTGACCGGAATCTTCAAGGATTTCTTCCCCAACGCGCAGGCCGATGTCAAGGAGGATACCTATGCCGCTATTTTTTCCACCGTTAAAGTGGGGCATCAGGGCATTGTCTGTATTTTGGGTACCGGTTCGAACTGCAGCTATTACGACGGGGAAAATCTCCATCAAAAAGTCACCTCTCTCGGCTATATCCCCATGGACGATGGCAGTGGTAATTTCTTCGGAAGAAAACTGATACGCGATTATTACTTCAACAAGATCCCGAAGGACCTGGCCGAAAAGTTCGCCGAGCAGTACGACCTCGAGGCGGATGTCATTAAAGAGAACCTCTACAAACAGCCGAATCCCAATACCTATTTGGCTACCTTCGCCCGCTTTCTGATCGAGAACAAAAACCATCCGTACTCCAAGGGGGTCATCGATAAGGGCTTTCAGCAATTTATCAATAATTACGTCATGCAATTCGACCTCGCGACCAAGGTGCCAGTCAACTTTGTGGGAAGCATCGCCCATTATCTACGCGATGAACTCACCGCTGTGTTGGAGCGCAACGACCTCATCGTAGGGGTCATCCGGCAAAGACCCATTGAGGGGCTTATGGAGTTTCATCGGGAAACGCTCTAA
- a CDS encoding putative LPS assembly protein LptD: MQSNNRRLVLLLWLVAGIWSAAAQEDGLIPLPIKAEPDSIVAPLLPRPVEKDSLLVQDTVAVDTTNGKEPLLLDKIRYNAKDYVKLSQKEQKIYLYNEAEIYYQDTELKAGIIIMDYVKNEVYAGRIKDSLGNYTQLPFFKQGDNEVRPDSIRFNFDTEKALIFNSRTEQQAGLGQLGSDAMKVYAQVTKKENDSVYFMSEAKITTSQDTINPDYYIRLRKAKFVPKKKVIAGFSNLYIADVPTPIGLPFAYFPLTVGRTAGLIMPTFGNDPDRGYFLQNGGYYVPFSEYADLTLTGDFYTNGSYGFRTQSVYTKRYRYRGNVNFRYENLVNSQKGFDDYSNSKVWNIQVSHSQDQKASPNSRFSASVNLGSSSYYQNSLNQVNLPLTQNNNLSSSISYSKTFPAYPSVNMSLTATHSQNTSPSARENPDQKNIQMTLPTFQASMERIFPFAKRDGIKKGIIQNINFQYDVNARNQLTTNDADFLKAAMFDEAKVGARHRIPISTNFKVAKFFSVSMGGSYEDVWSLETFRQRYVPATDETRGQVVRDTISGFDRYNTYNLSASVGTTVYGTFSFGEDKKIQAIRHVMRPSLSYGYAPSFDQFYDEYFNSDLDELVEYSRFEGTLNGAPGLGKSNSLSFSLANTLEAKVTDKDSTATEPKKVPLLSNFNISTGYNFESDSLKLSPLRINGGTNILNNKMSINFSAGLDPYAIDNNGRRINTFNVDNGGSLFRLTAANINIGYSIDSKTFGKKDEEPLEDEPIGGYDYVAQSQGRDDDLFGRADNYNNRMIDDDYGKDGEDIENPPYATKIPWNFRLAYSASYFNSARQNEFSSHSLMFSGDIELSPRWKVGGSSGYDFKNKGFTLTQLRFERDLKSFRMNFNWTPFGTYSRWYFFIGIKSSLLSDLKWENRSQPSRNRSRR; the protein is encoded by the coding sequence TTGCAATCAAATAATCGCCGTTTAGTATTACTCCTTTGGCTTGTTGCCGGCATCTGGTCCGCAGCTGCCCAGGAAGACGGTTTGATACCCCTGCCCATCAAGGCCGAACCGGATTCCATTGTCGCCCCGCTCCTCCCCCGACCTGTTGAAAAAGATAGCCTTTTGGTCCAGGACACCGTTGCTGTCGATACCACTAACGGGAAAGAACCTTTGTTATTGGACAAAATTCGATACAACGCCAAAGATTACGTGAAGCTTAGTCAAAAAGAACAAAAAATATACCTCTACAACGAAGCGGAAATCTATTATCAGGATACCGAGCTCAAGGCGGGCATTATTATAATGGACTACGTAAAAAACGAGGTCTATGCGGGACGGATCAAAGATTCCCTCGGAAATTATACCCAACTGCCGTTTTTCAAGCAAGGTGACAACGAGGTGCGGCCTGACAGTATCCGCTTTAACTTCGATACCGAAAAGGCGTTGATCTTCAATTCCCGTACCGAACAGCAGGCGGGCTTGGGCCAACTGGGCAGCGATGCGATGAAAGTGTACGCCCAGGTCACCAAGAAAGAAAACGACTCGGTCTATTTTATGAGCGAGGCGAAGATAACGACCTCGCAAGACACGATAAATCCCGATTACTACATCCGCCTGCGGAAGGCGAAGTTCGTGCCCAAGAAAAAGGTGATCGCCGGTTTCAGCAACCTCTACATCGCCGATGTTCCCACCCCTATCGGCCTCCCCTTTGCCTATTTTCCCTTGACCGTCGGACGTACGGCGGGCCTGATCATGCCTACTTTTGGTAACGACCCCGACCGGGGCTATTTTTTACAGAACGGAGGCTACTATGTGCCTTTTTCGGAATATGCCGATTTGACCCTCACCGGGGATTTCTATACCAACGGCAGTTACGGATTTCGCACCCAAAGCGTCTACACCAAGCGGTACCGCTATCGGGGCAACGTCAATTTCAGGTACGAGAATCTGGTGAACAGCCAAAAGGGGTTTGACGATTATAGCAACAGCAAGGTCTGGAACATCCAGGTTTCGCACTCGCAGGACCAAAAAGCGAGTCCGAATTCCCGATTCTCCGCTTCCGTAAACTTGGGGAGCAGTAGTTACTATCAAAACTCGCTCAACCAAGTGAACCTGCCCCTGACCCAGAACAACAACCTGTCGTCCTCGATTTCGTATTCCAAGACTTTTCCGGCCTATCCTTCGGTAAATATGAGCCTCACCGCCACCCATTCCCAGAATACGAGTCCCTCTGCCCGGGAAAACCCGGACCAGAAAAACATCCAGATGACCTTACCGACCTTTCAGGCGAGTATGGAGCGGATATTTCCCTTCGCCAAACGCGACGGGATCAAAAAGGGGATCATCCAGAACATCAACTTTCAGTATGACGTCAATGCACGGAACCAGTTGACCACCAACGACGCGGATTTTCTCAAGGCGGCCATGTTCGACGAGGCCAAGGTCGGGGCGCGGCACCGCATTCCCATCAGTACGAATTTCAAGGTCGCCAAGTTTTTCAGTGTCAGTATGGGCGGCAGTTATGAGGATGTCTGGTCGCTGGAGACCTTTCGCCAACGCTATGTACCTGCCACCGATGAGACCCGGGGGCAGGTGGTCAGGGATACCATCTCCGGTTTCGATCGGTACAACACCTATAACCTCAGCGCCAGTGTCGGTACCACGGTTTACGGGACCTTTAGTTTTGGGGAGGACAAGAAGATCCAGGCCATCCGACATGTGATGCGGCCGTCCCTAAGCTATGGATATGCGCCTTCGTTCGACCAGTTTTACGATGAATACTTCAACTCCGATCTCGACGAACTGGTGGAATACAGCCGGTTCGAAGGAACGTTGAACGGCGCTCCCGGGCTGGGTAAATCGAACAGTCTCAGTTTTTCGCTGGCCAATACCCTGGAGGCGAAGGTAACGGACAAGGATTCGACAGCCACCGAACCTAAAAAAGTACCGTTGCTGAGTAATTTTAACATATCGACAGGATATAACTTTGAGTCCGATTCCCTGAAATTGAGCCCCTTGCGCATCAACGGTGGCACCAATATCCTGAACAATAAAATGTCCATCAACTTTTCCGCCGGCCTGGACCCCTATGCCATAGACAACAACGGAAGGAGGATCAATACCTTCAATGTGGATAACGGGGGCAGTCTTTTTCGCCTTACGGCCGCCAACATCAATATCGGGTACTCCATCGATAGCAAAACTTTTGGCAAGAAAGACGAAGAGCCCCTCGAAGATGAGCCCATCGGGGGATATGACTATGTAGCCCAGAGCCAAGGCCGTGACGATGATCTCTTCGGGCGGGCCGATAATTACAATAACCGGATGATCGATGACGACTACGGCAAGGACGGCGAGGATATCGAAAATCCGCCCTATGCCACCAAGATTCCCTGGAATTTTCGACTGGCCTACTCCGCCAGCTATTTCAATTCCGCACGGCAGAACGAGTTCAGCAGCCATTCCCTCATGTTTTCGGGGGATATCGAGCTTTCGCCCCGCTGGAAGGTCGGGGGATCATCGGGCTACGACTTTAAGAACAAGGGCTTCACCCTTACCCAACTTCGCTTCGAGCGCGACCTGAAAAGTTTCCGGATGAACTTCAACTGGACGCCCTTTGGCACCTATTCCCGCTGGTACTTTTTTATCGGGATAAAGAGTTCTTTGCTCAGCGATCTTAAATGGGAGAACAGAAGTCAGCCTTCGCGAAACCGGAGTAGACGTTAA